Proteins from a genomic interval of Providencia stuartii:
- a CDS encoding MurR/RpiR family transcriptional regulator: MNILEQMKSSLDFLSKSEKKVAEVILGMPQRAIHLSIATLAQLADVSEPTVNRFCRKMDTKGFPDFKLRLAQNLANGTPYVNRNVEENDTVNTYTHKIFESAMAGLDNVKHTLDITAINRAVDLLTQARKISFFGFGASAAVAHDAMNKFFRFNIPVIYFDDIVMQRMSCINSSEGDVIVLISHTGRTKALVDMARLARDNDATVIAITSDNSPLSHVATLSIIIDVSEDTDMYMPMVSRLAQLTVIDVLTTGFTLRRGEKFRDNLKRVKEALRDSRFDSV, from the coding sequence ATGAATATTTTAGAACAAATGAAGAGCAGCCTCGATTTTTTAAGTAAATCAGAAAAGAAAGTTGCCGAAGTTATTTTAGGTATGCCACAGCGCGCTATCCATCTTAGCATTGCAACCCTTGCTCAACTGGCTGATGTGAGTGAGCCCACCGTTAACCGCTTTTGCCGCAAAATGGATACCAAAGGATTTCCTGACTTCAAACTGCGCCTAGCTCAAAACCTTGCCAATGGCACCCCTTATGTCAATCGTAATGTTGAAGAAAACGACACAGTAAATACCTACACCCATAAGATTTTTGAGTCTGCGATGGCAGGGTTAGATAATGTCAAACATACCTTAGATATTACAGCGATTAACCGAGCTGTTGACCTTCTCACCCAAGCTCGCAAGATTAGCTTTTTTGGCTTTGGTGCTTCCGCTGCTGTCGCTCATGATGCGATGAATAAATTTTTCCGCTTTAATATTCCCGTCATCTATTTCGATGATATTGTTATGCAGCGGATGAGTTGTATAAATAGTAGCGAGGGAGACGTTATCGTTTTGATTTCACATACTGGCAGAACAAAAGCGTTAGTCGATATGGCACGTTTAGCCCGAGATAACGATGCGACTGTCATCGCAATTACTTCCGATAACTCCCCACTTTCTCACGTTGCCACCCTTTCAATCATCATCGACGTATCTGAAGATACTGATATGTACATGCCTATGGTATCTAGATTAGCGCAACTAACCGTTATTGATGTGCTAACAACAGGTTTTACCTTAAGAAGAGGTGAAAAATTTAGAGATAACTTGAAACGGGTCAAAGAAGCATTACGCGATTCGCGGTTTGATAGCGTGTAG
- the pyk gene encoding pyruvate kinase, whose product MTRRLRRTKIVTTLGPATDRDNNLEKIINAGANVVRLNFSHGTPEDHILRANKVREIAARLGRHVAILGDLQGPKIRVSTFKDGKVFLNVGDKFILDATLGKGEGDQQKVGIDYKGLPADVVPGDILLLDDGRVQLKVREVQGLQVFTEVTVGGQLSNNKGINKLGGGLSAEALTDKDKEDIITAAKIGVDYLAVSFPRSGEDLNYARRLARDAGCECQIVAKVERAEAVATDEVMNEVILASDVVMVARGDLGVEIGDPELVAVQKKLIRRSRQLNRVVITATQMMESMITNPMPTRAEVMDVANAVLDGTDAVMLSAETAAGQYPAETVAAMAQVCLGAEKMPGLNVSKHRLDAEFSSPEEAIAMSTMYAANHLKGVKAIIAMTESGRTARMMSRISSGLPIFAMSRHEKTLNQSSLYRGVTPVFCSTHTDGIAAANEAVTRLRDNGYLMSGDLVLVTQGDLMGTIGSTNTCRILEVE is encoded by the coding sequence ATGACTAGACGGCTTAGAAGAACGAAAATTGTTACTACCCTAGGTCCAGCTACCGATCGTGATAATAATCTCGAAAAGATTATTAACGCCGGCGCCAACGTTGTACGCCTTAACTTCTCTCACGGAACTCCAGAAGACCATATTCTCCGCGCCAATAAAGTGCGCGAAATCGCTGCTCGTTTAGGTCGACATGTTGCCATTCTTGGTGATTTACAAGGTCCTAAAATTCGTGTGTCTACATTTAAAGACGGCAAAGTATTCTTAAATGTTGGTGATAAATTCATCCTTGATGCCACGCTTGGTAAAGGTGAAGGCGACCAACAAAAAGTCGGGATTGACTACAAAGGCTTACCCGCTGACGTCGTTCCTGGTGATATTCTGTTACTGGATGATGGACGTGTCCAACTCAAGGTTCGTGAAGTTCAAGGTTTACAAGTTTTTACTGAAGTGACAGTTGGTGGTCAACTTTCTAATAATAAAGGCATCAATAAACTAGGTGGAGGGTTATCTGCTGAAGCCCTCACCGATAAAGACAAAGAAGATATCATCACTGCTGCAAAAATAGGTGTTGATTACCTTGCGGTTTCTTTCCCACGCTCAGGCGAAGATTTAAATTATGCGCGCCGCTTAGCCCGTGATGCCGGCTGTGAATGTCAAATAGTTGCCAAAGTAGAACGTGCTGAAGCTGTTGCCACTGACGAAGTCATGAATGAGGTTATCCTTGCGTCTGATGTTGTCATGGTGGCTCGTGGTGACTTAGGTGTTGAAATTGGTGATCCTGAGTTAGTGGCCGTACAGAAGAAACTGATTCGTCGTTCACGTCAACTCAACCGTGTAGTGATCACCGCGACACAAATGATGGAGTCAATGATCACTAACCCAATGCCAACACGTGCAGAAGTCATGGACGTTGCCAACGCTGTTCTTGATGGAACAGATGCCGTTATGCTATCAGCAGAAACGGCGGCAGGGCAATATCCAGCCGAAACTGTCGCCGCCATGGCACAAGTGTGTTTAGGGGCAGAAAAAATGCCTGGCCTCAATGTTTCTAAGCACCGTTTAGATGCGGAATTTAGTTCACCAGAAGAAGCGATTGCGATGTCAACGATGTATGCTGCCAACCACCTTAAAGGGGTAAAAGCAATCATCGCTATGACTGAATCGGGTCGTACTGCCCGTATGATGTCTCGCATTAGTTCCGGCTTGCCTATTTTTGCGATGTCTCGCCATGAAAAAACACTTAATCAGTCTTCACTATACCGTGGTGTCACGCCGGTTTTCTGTAGCACACACACCGATGGGATCGCCGCAGCAAATGAAGCCGTCACTCGTCTACGTGACAACGGTTATTTAATGTCTGGTGACCTGGTTTTAGTGACTCAAGGCGACTTGATGGGCACTATTGGTAGTACAAACACTTGCCGTATTTTAGAAGTGGAATAA
- a CDS encoding fimbrial protein, with amino-acid sequence MNKLLLLGCTSMLLFTQSAAAEFRALFKNLPYTVNTPIYVSRTAPVGTELASIELGTYTAWSWSGVTDPVQVGLYFPSLPGNSPKYNGAYVRELNNSGVGYALYGNVISPCTGHAYVDGLNTIDGNVDNRMICQVNSSSGEYIVSLKIVFYKMRNNVKTQVLPATQAAMLIIYNNGFKTRDSYGNTEPKVSLGPVNIISTGCEVINNNIVVPFNSVDKGSFSGVGSVSPNSVKDFKINLSCDPVSPIKITFTGTAVDNSLTPGTIALNNPSDINTAKGYGIQVKYKDQPIKINQMMTIEERNSATGLYSIPLQAAYIQTSNNTQAGQANGTLQFNLQYH; translated from the coding sequence ATGAACAAATTATTATTACTTGGTTGTACATCGATGCTTCTATTTACACAATCAGCTGCGGCAGAGTTTAGAGCATTATTTAAAAATTTACCCTATACAGTTAACACGCCTATTTATGTCTCAAGGACAGCACCTGTAGGTACAGAACTTGCTTCGATTGAATTGGGTACCTATACCGCTTGGAGTTGGAGTGGTGTGACAGACCCTGTTCAGGTAGGTCTCTATTTTCCATCCTTACCGGGGAATTCACCAAAATATAATGGTGCCTATGTGAGAGAACTCAATAACTCCGGTGTTGGTTATGCATTATATGGTAATGTCATCAGTCCATGTACAGGGCATGCTTATGTTGATGGTTTAAATACGATTGACGGTAATGTGGATAACAGAATGATATGCCAAGTGAACTCAAGTTCTGGTGAATATATCGTATCTTTAAAAATAGTTTTTTATAAGATGCGCAATAATGTGAAGACTCAAGTGCTACCCGCGACCCAAGCTGCGATGTTAATTATTTATAATAATGGATTTAAAACTAGGGACAGTTATGGGAATACGGAACCGAAAGTGAGTTTAGGGCCCGTTAATATCATATCAACAGGCTGTGAAGTGATTAACAATAATATTGTTGTACCATTTAATAGCGTGGATAAAGGAAGTTTTTCAGGCGTAGGGAGCGTGAGTCCAAATAGCGTTAAAGATTTTAAAATAAATCTTAGTTGCGACCCAGTATCACCGATTAAGATCACGTTTACAGGTACAGCTGTTGATAATAGTTTAACACCTGGAACAATTGCGTTAAATAACCCTAGTGATATCAACACAGCTAAAGGGTATGGTATACAAGTTAAGTACAAAGACCAGCCAATTAAAATTAATCAAATGATGACAATAGAAGAGCGAAATTCAGCAACAGGCCTTTATAGTATCCCATTGCAAGCTGCCTATATTCAGACATCAAATAATACGCAAGCAGGTCAAGCAAATGGTACGCTCCAATTTAATTTGCAATATCATTAA
- a CDS encoding fimbria/pilus outer membrane usher protein: MSALSYNSKNLYHSKIFIAVSIILYSNNANTKDVFDINAINTGIESQIADVNSLDYLSYSGGQVPGNYHVDIYVNDKFVDEQHLRFIFDEHNKKLSPLISKKMLLSWGVKKTASQAFNNINDEDKVTDISATIPGASYSYDFGNSRLKISIPQIGLDNYSRGYVDPNEWDDGINAAFVNYNIRHNQNWYKDRDDTNNTFVGLRSGINVGAWRLRNHSNYSRTSNESHWNNLQTYIERDIRSLKSHLTIGETASDNGVMESNPYRGIKLASDESMLPQSQRGFAPVVQGIAQTNAVVTIRQNGSVIYQTTVPPGEFEINDLYPTSYSGDLEVQIEEANGTIRSFIQPFSAVPMMQRAGALKYSVDIGKYNADNAYRKPNFAQASAIYGLPYNLSIYGGFILSKDYQAYTAGTGINLGNIGAISADITQSKTELIDKKEAQGQSYRVQYSKYLPGTGTSFSLASYRYSTKEYYDFSSSNNDLYASGRKKQQFQASISQSLKDMGYLSLNGYQQYYWDRSGVDKNLTIGFNSNYKQINYGISYSYTKQEYTNNNNEMLSVNFSIPFTIGQKNNWVNYRYNTSRNGDSISSVSVSGTRLADNNLQFDVTQNYNHSRHENSGSVSGNYVVSSGEYSAGYSYDPRYQNANLGASGALLLHSGGVTAARNIYDSAILVKAKNINNLQVNNAQALYTDSWGYAVVPSATRYERNKISVDPSTLTGNNDVGLSTTTVVPTRGAIVLADFKGKRGARVMLKLTHHQQLIPFGAQVTVFVDKDEITTGIVANDGEVYLSGVPEQSLIRVQWGSHIEQQCQFPLTIDLNNDKIQFLARDCQ; encoded by the coding sequence ATGTCTGCCTTAAGTTATAACAGTAAGAATCTATACCACTCAAAAATATTTATTGCGGTCAGTATAATCTTATATTCTAACAATGCTAATACAAAAGATGTTTTTGATATAAATGCAATAAATACAGGCATAGAAAGTCAAATTGCGGACGTAAATAGTTTAGATTACTTATCCTACTCAGGAGGGCAAGTACCTGGAAACTATCATGTAGACATTTATGTTAATGATAAATTTGTTGATGAACAACATTTACGTTTTATCTTTGATGAGCATAATAAAAAACTATCCCCTCTCATATCCAAAAAAATGTTATTAAGTTGGGGGGTTAAAAAAACAGCAAGTCAAGCATTTAACAATATCAATGATGAAGATAAAGTTACGGATATTTCTGCGACAATACCAGGAGCCTCTTATTCGTATGACTTTGGAAATAGTAGACTTAAAATCAGTATTCCTCAAATAGGCTTAGATAACTATAGCCGTGGTTATGTTGATCCTAATGAATGGGATGATGGGATTAATGCTGCTTTTGTTAATTATAATATTCGCCATAACCAAAATTGGTATAAAGACCGTGATGATACAAATAACACTTTTGTTGGCTTACGCAGTGGAATAAACGTGGGGGCATGGCGGTTACGTAACCACAGTAATTACAGCCGTACTTCTAATGAAAGTCACTGGAATAATTTACAAACATATATAGAAAGAGATATTCGTTCACTGAAAAGCCATTTAACAATTGGAGAAACCGCCTCTGATAATGGGGTTATGGAGAGTAATCCGTATCGTGGAATAAAATTAGCTTCAGACGAAAGTATGTTACCACAGAGTCAACGTGGCTTTGCGCCTGTTGTTCAAGGTATTGCTCAAACGAATGCTGTCGTGACGATACGCCAGAATGGCAGTGTGATTTATCAAACGACAGTGCCACCAGGGGAATTTGAAATAAATGACCTCTATCCTACATCGTATAGCGGGGATTTAGAGGTTCAAATTGAAGAGGCAAATGGAACTATTCGTTCATTTATTCAGCCTTTTTCTGCTGTCCCTATGATGCAACGTGCGGGCGCATTAAAATACAGTGTCGATATTGGTAAATATAATGCTGATAATGCTTATCGTAAGCCTAATTTTGCTCAGGCATCGGCGATATATGGTTTACCTTATAATTTGTCGATTTATGGTGGATTTATTTTATCGAAAGATTATCAGGCATATACAGCAGGAACGGGGATAAACTTAGGTAATATCGGTGCTATTTCTGCGGATATAACACAGTCAAAAACAGAATTAATTGATAAAAAAGAGGCTCAAGGCCAATCATATCGAGTGCAATACTCAAAATATTTACCTGGTACGGGAACGTCATTTTCTCTTGCATCATATCGTTATTCGACAAAAGAATATTATGATTTTTCATCATCAAATAATGATCTTTATGCGAGTGGCAGAAAAAAACAGCAGTTCCAAGCATCAATATCCCAATCACTGAAAGATATGGGCTATTTATCACTCAATGGCTATCAGCAATATTATTGGGATCGAAGCGGAGTTGATAAAAACTTAACAATAGGTTTTAACTCAAATTATAAACAGATTAATTACGGTATCTCTTATTCATATACTAAGCAAGAATACACCAATAACAACAATGAAATGTTATCAGTTAACTTTAGTATTCCGTTTACTATTGGACAGAAAAATAACTGGGTTAATTATCGCTATAATACGAGTCGAAACGGCGACTCTATCAGCTCGGTGAGTGTCAGCGGTACGCGTTTAGCGGATAATAATTTACAGTTTGATGTAACACAAAATTATAACCATAGCCGTCATGAAAATAGTGGCTCGGTCAGTGGTAATTATGTTGTTTCATCAGGGGAATATAGTGCTGGTTATAGTTATGATCCCCGTTATCAAAATGCGAACCTTGGGGCATCAGGTGCATTACTGTTGCATTCAGGTGGGGTGACGGCGGCTCGCAATATTTATGATTCAGCGATTTTAGTGAAAGCAAAAAATATTAATAATTTGCAAGTAAACAATGCGCAGGCACTTTATACCGACTCATGGGGTTATGCGGTTGTTCCCAGTGCGACCCGTTATGAAAGAAATAAAATCAGCGTTGATCCCTCTACATTAACTGGAAATAACGACGTGGGGTTAAGTACAACGACAGTTGTGCCAACTCGAGGTGCTATTGTATTAGCTGATTTTAAAGGAAAACGGGGGGCTCGTGTCATGCTCAAATTAACTCACCATCAGCAACTTATACCTTTTGGTGCACAGGTTACCGTGTTTGTCGATAAAGATGAAATAACGACAGGTATTGTGGCAAATGATGGTGAAGTGTATTTAAGTGGTGTTCCTGAACAAAGCTTAATTCGCGTTCAATGGGGAAGCCATATAGAGCAACAATGCCAATTTCCACTTACGATTGATCTCAATAACGATAAAATTCAGTTTCTGGCAAGAGACTGCCAATAG
- a CDS encoding fimbrial biogenesis chaperone, protein MKKMIFSAVFLLFSISHLASAAGVSVGGTRFVYQENKREIDIPIYNSDKEKPFLIQSWVSPFEGEGKTPFVATPPLFRLEPDSNGAARISYVGEPIGSNQEKLYLLNIKSIPPKDSKIENQLQIVINSQFKLFLRSQDIEPFDFSKVIIEKKSDGVVINNQTPYHLSVRDILVDGENIQGADLIYPNSKEYVIKKTINNNQKVVVKFINDYGAIIEKTSN, encoded by the coding sequence ATGAAGAAAATGATTTTTTCAGCAGTTTTTCTTTTATTTTCTATTTCACACTTAGCTTCAGCTGCGGGGGTCAGTGTCGGTGGAACGCGTTTTGTTTACCAAGAAAATAAACGTGAAATTGATATCCCTATTTATAATAGTGATAAAGAAAAACCATTTCTTATTCAAAGCTGGGTAAGCCCATTTGAAGGAGAAGGTAAAACACCTTTTGTTGCGACACCACCATTATTTCGTCTTGAGCCTGATAGTAATGGGGCGGCACGTATTTCTTATGTTGGTGAGCCGATTGGCTCAAATCAGGAAAAATTATATTTATTAAATATAAAATCAATTCCACCTAAAGATTCGAAAATTGAAAATCAATTGCAAATAGTTATTAATTCACAGTTTAAGCTGTTTTTAAGGTCGCAAGACATTGAGCCATTTGACTTTAGTAAAGTTATTATAGAAAAGAAATCAGATGGCGTTGTCATCAATAACCAGACACCATACCACTTGTCAGTAAGAGATATATTGGTTGATGGCGAAAATATTCAAGGTGCTGATCTTATCTACCCTAATTCAAAAGAATATGTGATCAAAAAAACAATAAATAATAATCAGAAAGTGGTTGTTAAATTTATTAATGACTATGGCGCGATTATTGAAAAAACATCTAATTAA
- a CDS encoding fimbrial protein, producing MSILKKSLVTLGVALAVTTSPAVFASGTIEFTGEITDLACAVDSSSQNLTVDLGKVSSKSLATAGQVAGLKDFTIKLIDCPANAKVTVRFGGTRDNNDRDILQIAQTTGQATQVGIALFEKDATTQIKLFDDSKLVEFTNAAGDSVELDYVARYKATGTATAGSANGTAIYSIQYQ from the coding sequence ATGAGTATTCTAAAAAAATCCTTAGTAACTTTAGGGGTGGCTTTAGCTGTAACAACTTCTCCGGCTGTGTTTGCTTCAGGAACTATTGAGTTTACAGGGGAAATTACAGATTTAGCCTGTGCTGTGGATAGCAGCTCACAAAATTTAACGGTTGATCTTGGTAAGGTATCATCAAAAAGCTTAGCAACAGCAGGGCAAGTAGCAGGTTTAAAAGATTTCACAATTAAGTTGATTGATTGCCCTGCGAATGCAAAAGTGACGGTAAGATTCGGTGGTACACGCGATAATAACGATCGCGATATTTTGCAGATTGCACAAACTACAGGCCAAGCAACACAGGTAGGTATTGCTTTATTTGAAAAAGATGCCACAACGCAAATTAAATTATTTGATGATTCAAAACTGGTTGAATTTACCAATGCGGCAGGGGACTCTGTAGAACTAGACTATGTTGCTCGTTATAAAGCAACGGGTACTGCGACAGCAGGTTCAGCAAATGGTACAGCGATTTATAGTATTCAATACCAATAA
- a CDS encoding LysR family transcriptional regulator — MEKTRTTLDQWITLQAVVDCGGFAQAAEVLHRTQSAISYTISKLEQTLDIEIFSLEKRRAVLTPKGEILLALSRELTNKAISLENKAKSLNKNNNSKINLVIDTLYQTDNILNKMGGFIQTHRDYDIDIAKQAIVKSDIFSLKDYDVLITHHYVEILNPIFLEKVEAVLVTEPEHMLQHVEDAQLLENLSKHVKIVLESSIEDAVKSAQTIKAASLETVIGLVESGIGYAWLPKNLIQNQLNKNALKQLKITTDNIYYSFYLYVNKNSLAQYVLEEFINQFKYNSSNFYQSLKD, encoded by the coding sequence ATGGAAAAAACTCGAACTACATTGGACCAATGGATTACCTTGCAAGCTGTCGTAGATTGTGGCGGGTTTGCACAAGCAGCAGAAGTATTACATCGAACCCAATCAGCGATTAGCTATACAATCAGCAAACTTGAACAAACATTAGATATTGAAATATTTTCATTAGAAAAAAGGCGGGCAGTTTTAACGCCAAAAGGGGAAATATTATTAGCATTATCTCGAGAACTGACAAATAAAGCGATCTCATTAGAAAATAAGGCTAAATCGCTGAATAAAAACAATAATTCAAAAATAAATTTGGTGATTGATACTCTTTACCAAACAGATAATATTTTAAATAAAATGGGGGGATTTATTCAAACACACAGAGACTATGATATTGATATTGCTAAGCAAGCCATAGTAAAATCGGATATATTCTCCTTAAAGGATTATGATGTTTTAATTACCCATCATTATGTTGAAATTTTAAACCCTATTTTTTTAGAGAAAGTAGAGGCTGTATTAGTTACTGAACCTGAACATATGTTACAACATGTGGAGGATGCTCAATTATTGGAAAACCTATCTAAACACGTAAAAATTGTTCTGGAGTCTTCAATAGAAGATGCTGTTAAAAGCGCTCAAACAATCAAAGCGGCATCATTAGAAACAGTCATTGGACTGGTTGAAAGTGGTATAGGCTATGCTTGGCTACCGAAAAATTTAATACAAAATCAACTGAATAAAAACGCATTAAAACAGCTCAAAATAACAACGGATAATATTTATTATAGTTTTTATTTGTATGTTAATAAAAACTCGTTAGCTCAATATGTGTTAGAAGAGTTTATTAATCAGTTTAAATATAATAGCTCAAATTTTTACCAGTCATTAAAGGATTAA
- the lpxM gene encoding lauroyl-Kdo(2)-lipid IV(A) myristoyltransferase (LpxM is lauroyl-Kdo(2)-lipid IV(A) myristoyltransferase, an enzyme characterized in Escherichia coli and involved in biosynthesis of the form of lipid A found in that species and some closely related species.): MNKDKDTDSKLGYVPTFHKSYLQPKYWGVWLGAGVFAALAYIPVKIRDPMLAKVGKWVGKLAKSARRRAKINLLYCFPDLTEQEREQLVDKMFETAPQSFVMLAELCLRGANKTLARTHWHNQEIIDNLKQQGSHVIFMVPHGWAVDAPAMLLAAKGHKMAAMFHHQKNPVADYLWNKARYHFGGRLHSREAGIKPFIASVRQGYWGFYLPDQDHGEEHSEFVDFFATYKATLPAVGRLMKVCKAKIVPLFPVYDHRTHQLHIYIRQPMDDIDGQDDQYIARRMNEELEFLVGPNPEQYTWILKLLKTRKGDEIEPYQRDDLYR, from the coding sequence ATGAATAAAGACAAAGATACCGATAGTAAATTAGGCTATGTGCCTACCTTTCATAAATCCTATTTACAGCCTAAATATTGGGGTGTTTGGCTAGGTGCCGGCGTGTTTGCTGCTTTAGCCTATATACCTGTTAAAATTCGGGATCCCATGTTGGCTAAAGTGGGGAAATGGGTAGGCAAATTGGCGAAAAGTGCACGTCGTCGTGCAAAGATAAATTTATTATATTGTTTTCCTGATTTGACAGAGCAGGAAAGAGAGCAGCTAGTTGATAAGATGTTTGAAACTGCCCCCCAATCATTTGTGATGCTTGCAGAGCTTTGCCTTCGTGGTGCGAATAAAACACTAGCGAGAACACATTGGCACAATCAAGAGATTATCGATAATTTAAAACAGCAAGGAAGTCATGTTATTTTCATGGTGCCTCATGGATGGGCTGTAGATGCACCCGCAATGTTACTCGCTGCAAAAGGCCATAAAATGGCAGCCATGTTTCACCATCAAAAAAATCCAGTAGCAGATTATTTATGGAATAAAGCACGCTATCATTTTGGTGGTCGTTTACATTCTCGGGAAGCGGGGATTAAGCCGTTTATCGCCTCTGTACGCCAAGGTTATTGGGGGTTTTATCTACCCGATCAGGACCATGGTGAAGAGCACAGTGAATTCGTGGATTTTTTTGCGACCTATAAGGCGACATTGCCAGCGGTGGGGCGCTTAATGAAAGTCTGCAAAGCCAAGATAGTTCCTTTATTTCCAGTCTATGACCATCGTACACATCAACTGCATATTTATATTCGACAGCCGATGGATGATATTGATGGACAAGATGATCAATACATTGCCAGAAGAATGAATGAAGAACTGGAGTTCCTTGTTGGTCCAAATCCTGAACAATATACGTGGATACTTAAGTTATTAAAAACCAGAAAAGGTGATGAAATAGAACCTTATCAGCGTGATGATTTATATCGATAG
- the mepM gene encoding murein DD-endopeptidase MepM — MQQMAKGLAQVYGSLSKSHKIMLGTLTIATLAVAIWRPAHLPTTNSDTENSVDTVIPLTFAPLTDATDDIIQDSSDQLPDEGVADGDGSEGETDGAPIPHEYVVASGDNLSSILTQFGIESGDVATLANQHKALRNLKIGQTLNWDLTEQGELATLTWEVSRRETRVYSRVGSTNKFEEKKEIRTGEWQNSVLPGVVNGSFAQSASQAGLTRSEGREVIKALQWQIDFRKLKKGDKFTVLMSREMLNGLNEQSQLVGVRLRSGGKDYYAFRAEDGKYYDSEGNGLERGFLRFPTAKQFRVSSQFNPRRVNPVTGRVAPHKGVDFAMPVGTPVLAVGDGEVIVAKYSGAAGNFVAIRHGRQYTTRYMHLRQLLVKPGQKVKRGDRIALSGNTGRSTGPHLHFEMWVNQQAVNPLTAKLPSSGGLTGKERKEYLAMVKETKPQLKLN; from the coding sequence GTGCAGCAAATGGCTAAAGGACTTGCACAGGTTTACGGTAGCCTGTCCAAGTCTCACAAAATCATGTTAGGGACATTAACAATAGCAACATTGGCCGTCGCGATTTGGCGGCCAGCGCATTTACCAACAACTAACTCTGATACCGAAAATTCTGTAGATACCGTTATTCCTCTTACATTTGCACCTTTAACGGATGCAACCGATGACATTATTCAAGATAGTAGTGATCAACTACCTGATGAAGGTGTCGCGGATGGTGATGGTAGCGAAGGGGAAACCGATGGCGCACCAATCCCTCATGAATATGTCGTTGCCAGTGGTGACAACCTTTCAAGTATTTTAACCCAATTCGGCATAGAATCAGGCGATGTTGCGACGTTAGCAAACCAGCATAAGGCGTTACGCAACTTAAAAATTGGTCAAACGTTAAATTGGGACTTAACAGAACAAGGCGAACTTGCCACACTCACATGGGAAGTCTCTCGCCGTGAAACACGTGTTTATAGCCGTGTTGGCAGTACCAATAAATTTGAAGAAAAGAAAGAGATCCGTACTGGCGAATGGCAAAACAGTGTTTTACCGGGTGTCGTTAATGGTAGTTTTGCCCAAAGCGCAAGCCAAGCGGGTTTGACACGTAGTGAAGGCCGTGAAGTGATCAAGGCTCTCCAGTGGCAAATTGATTTTCGTAAACTGAAAAAAGGCGATAAGTTTACCGTTTTAATGAGCCGTGAAATGCTGAATGGCCTTAACGAACAGAGCCAGCTCGTTGGTGTGCGTTTGCGTAGTGGTGGGAAAGATTATTATGCATTCCGTGCTGAAGACGGTAAATATTACGACAGTGAGGGGAATGGTTTAGAGCGTGGCTTCCTGCGTTTCCCTACCGCCAAACAATTCCGTGTATCATCACAATTTAATCCTCGTCGTGTTAACCCTGTAACGGGCCGTGTGGCTCCCCATAAAGGTGTTGATTTTGCCATGCCAGTAGGAACACCCGTTCTGGCTGTTGGTGATGGTGAAGTTATTGTGGCTAAGTACAGCGGTGCTGCGGGGAACTTCGTTGCTATTCGTCATGGCCGCCAATATACCACGCGTTATATGCATTTGCGTCAGCTGCTTGTGAAACCAGGGCAAAAAGTTAAACGTGGTGACCGTATTGCGTTATCAGGGAATACAGGGCGTTCAACGGGTCCACATCTGCATTTCGAAATGTGGGTTAACCAGCAAGCTGTCAACCCTCTGACAGCGAAATTGCCTAGCTCAGGTGGTTTAACAGGGAAAGAGCGTAAAGAATACTTAGCTATGGTGAAAGAAACGAAACCACAGTTAAAGCTTAATTAA